The following are encoded in a window of Arthrobacter sp. OAP107 genomic DNA:
- a CDS encoding TetR family transcriptional regulator encodes MSLDSQRLPYGDGRDALLAAVIDVVAEKGLRGVTYRSVAARAGVNHTLITHHFGSIEGLLAATLEWAVQRSIEETGLARVADFDEKFADALLASVSSEPELQLFQFEMLLEARRKPELKALLDRLYDNYISTVETALRGRSLDTDDELSRAIFAALDGLMLQFLTFGNPAKIRSAVIQVGRLLERSGAAGDANAAGLSPAGK; translated from the coding sequence ATGAGCCTCGATTCCCAACGTTTGCCCTACGGGGATGGCCGCGATGCCCTGCTGGCGGCGGTCATTGATGTAGTGGCCGAGAAGGGCCTCCGGGGAGTCACCTACCGTTCTGTGGCCGCCCGTGCGGGTGTGAACCATACGCTGATCACGCATCACTTCGGATCGATCGAGGGGTTACTTGCCGCCACCCTTGAATGGGCCGTGCAGCGGTCGATCGAGGAAACCGGGCTTGCCCGCGTGGCGGATTTCGACGAGAAGTTCGCCGACGCTCTCCTGGCGTCCGTGTCCTCCGAGCCGGAACTGCAACTTTTTCAGTTCGAGATGCTTCTCGAGGCCCGGCGAAAGCCCGAGCTGAAAGCCCTCCTGGACCGCCTCTATGACAACTACATCTCCACGGTGGAGACGGCTCTCCGCGGGCGTTCCCTCGATACCGACGATGAACTTTCCAGGGCAATTTTCGCTGCGCTGGACGGGCTCATGCTCCAGTTTCTGACCTTCGGAAATCCAGCGAAGATCCGTTCCGCCGTCATCCAGGTTGGCCGCCTACTGGAACGTTCGGGCGCAGCCGGCGACGCGAACGCCGCCGGCCTCTCCCCGGCCGGGAAGTAA
- a CDS encoding NAD(P)/FAD-dependent oxidoreductase — protein MTATTHNTQPTDVVVIGAGFAGLTAARELLQAGLSVTVLEARDRIGGRTWLDDRLGRPLEIGGTWVHWTQPYVWAEMKRYGIGTVQSPVPERAYWWSGSARHEGSPDELLKEIDAPNRRLMEQSREFFPQPFAPFTNPDIKGIDHVSLSQKIAELQIPDSSREILESFWALNFNGPIDDAAYTQALRWVALTNGDWMVNFEACATYKIQGGTGELINAIAAGADVRLGKTVSAVTYTEGNATVITNDGEEFRAAHVVCTLPLGAMGAIAFDPPLPAPGRKGIAEGQVSKGIKVWITVKGEVQPFVALGAADWPLNFVQAEYDQDGNTILVAFGPDTARLDASDATQVQTALDLLAPDLEVLDVASHDWTSDPLSGQTWPMHRPGFLTESLASFQQPQGALLFAGSDYANGWGGFIDGAIESGLEAARGILNGRNA, from the coding sequence CGGGACCGGATCGGCGGCCGCACCTGGCTGGATGACCGCCTTGGCCGCCCGCTGGAAATCGGCGGCACCTGGGTCCACTGGACCCAGCCCTACGTCTGGGCGGAAATGAAGCGCTACGGAATCGGCACCGTTCAGAGCCCCGTCCCGGAACGGGCCTACTGGTGGTCGGGCAGTGCGCGGCACGAGGGCAGCCCGGACGAGCTGCTGAAGGAAATCGATGCCCCCAACCGAAGGCTCATGGAACAGTCCCGCGAGTTCTTCCCGCAGCCCTTCGCCCCGTTCACCAACCCGGACATCAAAGGCATCGACCATGTGTCCCTATCCCAGAAAATCGCCGAACTGCAAATCCCGGACTCCTCCCGCGAGATCCTGGAATCCTTCTGGGCACTGAACTTCAACGGCCCCATCGACGACGCCGCCTACACCCAGGCGCTGCGCTGGGTGGCGCTCACCAATGGCGACTGGATGGTCAACTTCGAGGCCTGCGCCACGTACAAGATCCAGGGCGGGACCGGCGAACTCATCAACGCCATCGCCGCCGGAGCAGACGTCCGCCTCGGGAAGACCGTTTCGGCCGTCACCTACACCGAAGGGAACGCCACCGTCATTACCAACGACGGCGAGGAATTCCGGGCAGCGCACGTGGTCTGCACGCTTCCCCTCGGCGCCATGGGCGCCATCGCCTTCGATCCTCCCCTGCCGGCGCCTGGCCGGAAGGGCATCGCCGAAGGCCAGGTCTCCAAGGGCATCAAGGTCTGGATCACGGTCAAGGGCGAAGTGCAGCCGTTCGTTGCCCTCGGCGCCGCTGACTGGCCACTGAATTTTGTCCAGGCCGAATACGACCAGGACGGCAACACCATTCTCGTTGCCTTCGGGCCCGACACTGCCCGGCTCGACGCCAGCGACGCCACGCAGGTCCAGACAGCCCTCGACCTGCTCGCACCGGACCTTGAAGTCCTGGACGTCGCCAGCCACGACTGGACCAGTGACCCGCTGTCGGGCCAGACCTGGCCCATGCACCGGCCGGGCTTCCTGACAGAGTCCCTGGCCAGCTTCCAACAGCCGCAGGGTGCCCTCCTCTTCGCAGGTTCGGACTACGCCAATGGCTGGGGCGGCTTCATCGACGGCGCCATCGAAAGCGGCCTGGAAGCAGCCCGGGGCATCCTCAACGGGCGCAATGCCTGA
- a CDS encoding APC family permease, which translates to MNQQTGQMPAYQNTPVTSGRLRPNKLGVLAVAFFAIAAAAPMAAVVGASPVLFAASGPGTPVIYVIAALLVALFSVGYLRMSHSITNAGGFVAYIAKGLGTKWATGGAGIAILTYISLQVGLWSQFGVFAQQLVESLTGLGLPPYFWIVLVLSMATALTMKGVDASLKVLGVLILGETLVVAALVVSLIAQKGLGIFTFEGFTGANIVGPGLGISLLFAFACFTSFEATVVFAEEAVNPRKTIPRAAYLVIAFVGLFYMISTWAISGAIGIDRIQSEAAGNPAGMIFDLAQSSAGSWLSLSMQILVVTSFIAMMLGLANMFARYLFALGRAGTLPAKLASVSKTGAPTFAGLVNGVTVLVIISVFLISGADPITTVFAWFVALGTAGFISILLLTSAAIIVFFARAKMRDNLWVTVIAPVLSLISFIIIGYLTLDNYDALLGGAGGVARWLLLGIPLALIAGIARGAQKRSIDYASEIV; encoded by the coding sequence ATGAACCAACAAACCGGGCAGATGCCCGCGTACCAGAACACCCCGGTCACGTCGGGCCGCCTGCGGCCTAACAAGCTGGGGGTCCTCGCGGTTGCTTTCTTCGCCATAGCTGCTGCCGCACCCATGGCCGCCGTTGTCGGCGCGAGTCCCGTCCTCTTCGCGGCCAGCGGCCCCGGCACCCCCGTCATCTACGTCATCGCGGCCCTTCTCGTGGCCCTGTTTTCCGTTGGGTACCTTCGCATGAGCCACAGCATCACCAACGCGGGCGGATTTGTTGCCTACATAGCCAAGGGGCTTGGAACGAAGTGGGCCACCGGCGGTGCAGGCATCGCGATCCTGACCTACATCAGCCTCCAGGTGGGACTCTGGTCCCAGTTCGGTGTCTTCGCCCAGCAACTCGTTGAGAGCCTGACAGGCCTGGGGCTCCCGCCGTACTTTTGGATTGTCCTCGTGCTGTCTATGGCCACCGCCCTGACCATGAAAGGGGTGGACGCCAGCCTGAAGGTTCTGGGCGTACTGATCCTGGGCGAAACCCTCGTCGTTGCGGCCCTGGTTGTCTCTCTGATCGCACAAAAGGGGCTGGGGATCTTCACGTTCGAGGGGTTCACCGGCGCCAACATCGTGGGTCCCGGACTGGGCATCTCGCTGCTGTTTGCCTTTGCCTGCTTCACAAGCTTCGAGGCGACAGTCGTCTTCGCTGAAGAAGCGGTGAACCCGCGCAAGACGATTCCCCGAGCGGCATACCTGGTCATTGCCTTCGTTGGCCTCTTCTACATGATTTCAACCTGGGCCATCAGCGGAGCGATCGGCATTGACCGCATCCAGTCAGAAGCCGCCGGGAATCCCGCCGGCATGATCTTCGATCTCGCCCAGTCCAGTGCCGGCTCGTGGCTCAGTCTGTCCATGCAAATCCTCGTCGTCACCAGCTTTATTGCCATGATGCTGGGACTTGCCAACATGTTCGCACGATACCTCTTCGCCTTGGGCCGGGCAGGAACACTGCCAGCAAAGCTGGCGTCCGTTTCCAAGACCGGCGCCCCGACATTCGCCGGGCTGGTCAACGGCGTCACCGTGCTGGTGATCATCAGCGTCTTCCTGATTTCAGGGGCCGATCCCATAACCACAGTCTTCGCGTGGTTCGTCGCCCTCGGAACCGCCGGCTTCATCAGCATCCTCCTCCTGACGTCCGCAGCGATCATCGTCTTCTTCGCCAGGGCGAAGATGCGGGACAACCTCTGGGTAACCGTCATCGCACCCGTCCTGTCCCTCATTTCGTTCATCATCATCGGCTACCTGACCCTGGACAATTACGACGCCCTGCTCGGCGGCGCCGGCGGTGTTGCGCGCTGGCTCCTGCTCGGCATCCCCCTGGCCCTCATCGCAGGAATAGCCCGGGGAGCCCAGAAACGGTCCATCGACTACGCCTCCGAAATCGTCTGA